The genome window atagttttaccgagttgaagaaaaggttgacgtcggcaccgattttgatattgcctaatccagaagaatcgtttgtggtttattgtgatgcttctaaaatGGGTctaggaggtgtgctcatgcagAATGATAAGGttgttgcttatgcgtcgaggcaattgagggttcatgagaagaattatcctacGCACGATTTGGAGCTTGCTGCTGTTGTGTTTAtattgaagatttggaggcattatctttatggttctagatttgaagtgtttagtgaccataagagtttgaagtatctgtttgatcagaaggaattgaatatgaggcaacgaaggtggttagagttattgaaggactatgactttggttgaattatcatccaggaaaagctaatattgttgccgatgctttgagtcgtaagactttgcatatgtcggcaatgatggttaagaaattggaattgattgagcaattccgagatatgAGCTTAGTATGTGAAGTGACCCCTAAaagtgttcgattgggtatgatgaaggttaacaatgattttctggatagtatcAAGGAAGCtcagaagttggatgtgaaattggttgattcgatgGTTGGAATCAATCAAATTGAGAATAGTGATTTCAAGTTGGATGTGCACGGTGTGTTGAGGTTTCGTGATcggatttgtattcctgatgatgtggatttgaaaagagctattcttgaagaaggtcataggagtaaattgagtattcatccaggagctacaaagatgtatcaagatttgaagaagttgttttggtggtccggaatgaagcgtgacatagctcagtttgtgtatgcttgtttgaTTTGTCAGAAATCgaaagttgaacatcagaagcctgctggattaatgcaaccgttggaagttccggaatggaaatgggatagcatttctatggatttcgtGACGGGTTTACCAAATACcatgagaggacatgattcgatttgggtgatcgttgataggcttacgaagtcggctcatttcatacctattaacatcacttatccagtTGCGAGGTTAGCAGAGATTTATGTCCGCGTGATTGTGAAGCTGCATGgcgttcctttgtgtattgttttggATAGAGACCCGAgattcacttcagatttttggaagagtttgcaagaggcattaggttctaagttgagattgagttcaacatatcatcctcagacagatggtcaaatggagagaacgattcaatctttggaagatttattgagatcttgtgttcttgagcaaggaggtacgtgggatacttatcttccattgatagagttcacatacaacaatagttaccattcgagtatcggtatggcaccgtttaaagcgttgtatggtcggaggtataggactccgttgtgttggcatgaatcgggtgagagtgtagtacttggacctgagattgttcgagaaactacccagaaggttaagttgatccgtgagaagatgaagacttcgcaaagtaggcagaagagttaccatgacaagaggaggaaagatttagaattccaagctggtgatcacgtATTCTTGAGTGTTACGTCGGTTACCGGAgtggggagagccttgaagtcgaagaagctcactcctcgttttattggaccgtatcagatttcagagaagGTTGGTAATGTGGTGTATAGAGTGGctttaccgcctaatctttcgaatttgcatgatgtgtttcacgtgTCGCAACTTCGAAAGTATATTTCTGATCCTTTGCATgtaattcatatggatgatgtacaagtgtgggataatctcacggtggagactatgccgatAAGAATTGAGGATCGCGAAACGAAGGCGcttagaggaaaagagattgctttggtgaaggtggtttggtcgggaactaccggtgaaagtatgacgtgggaattggagagcaagatgcgcgagtcgtatcctgagttattcgattgaggtaattttcgaggacgaaaatattctatgTGGGGGAgtgttgtaacgaccgtttttctttaaatatttatttatgcgagttatgtgaattaattgtgaactatgtgttaattatatgcttaattgattttatgtggttttatttgggaattattagtaaataatataagatagtaagtgttgttgattattgggcctaagttggtattagtaagtgaggggtgttagttagagcccattagtaatttaagatagtaagggtttcactaaaacaagggttttagaggaaatagaaattagaagttcatttggggtttttggtgaaagaagagaagagaggggagaagaggagaatctcaaagttgaagatagagttggcttcaatccaaaacctaaggtaagggtgggattctttcatgctaaagggatgtatgatgatgttttaggtggggttttgattgtatgttattatccatgattgtgtagaaattaaatagagattgttagggttcatattagatttctatgaaattgtgaatttaagtatgattgatgatgtttgtatgaaAACCCATGAGTAGAAATAAGTTTAGGAACCCTACATGTGTGGTAAACAGCTTTCATTTGATGTATAAATGATGTGTGGGTTAATGGGTttgtatgaggggattagggaagaaaaatggtgatttcctgagttttacgcagcgtaggtcgacctacacagaggcatgagtcgacctgagcagCTTAGAACAGCAGAAAATCCACTTTTCTTCACCATGCGTCAACCTATAGATtctatgagtcgacctatagCATCCTTTGCGTCGACTCTTGGGTCGAGGagcgcatacccgagggggacAGTAACATttttgcgtcgacctatgcattcctttgcgtcgacctgctgatttctatttttggcagatttttgtaaaggccatatcttttgatccgtaactcctttttaagtgccgtttgaacctacgtgaagctataattgagatatttctaatgaatatgatttaagAATACTTATAAACCTTTTTTAAGCTTTCTTTAAATgaatttgtttgatgttatgatttgtgtggtgaagtggtgtgttgttgtatgatgatgcaacgtagcgacgtgattgggaagtggtgaattactataaaagtaatgatgtttagtcggtatttgtgatgtattgtgaatgtcgtgtttgtatggatgttgcatttattgagtcacatccattgcataaagagacggtggccttaatggtaaaaagcgacggtggccttaatggcaattagcgacggtgtgcccaatggaaaatcttgagacgtgggagttttctccaaatggtaccacatgcatttgcataaatcgagtcacatgtgaattgcatttgagtcttatttgattatggtATTATGACATGATGAAGATATGTTTGTGGTGACGTGGTGGCTTGATGATGAGTTGTTTGTTGTGATTGTGTTGGGATCTTACTTATGAATTgtatatattgtcatggttgaatTGATAACATTGTTTCCGTTtcttaagttgattatgtgatgtgaaatcgttgtattgagtattgtgatgagaagtggtgaccaatgtatgatcttttctcttactttgaatattatcatacgtttctttataatgaatgatatctcaccccttatgtttgaatgttaccctcttttggtaacgtgcaggtaacgacgtggagtagccgtgcaccttatagctcgagtcggtgtgtcaatgctctgatacatagcactcggggggatgtttgcgatacttgcttgtgtcttgttttatgCTGATtatcttttgttgaattttgatgtTATGTCTTGTGGAGACGTCTTGGACACATTGTGCCATGTAGACAAGAATATAGGATTTGGATACGTGTTGTTATTTGGATTCCGCTACAATACTATGAAATTGTATGGATTTATATGCTTGATGAATTATGACTTTCCTCCGaaataagtgttatgtatctatgtactttgagcatgaattgtgattttgtttaagtcgaatatgcGACGCCTCAAATGAGTTGCTTGTTTCGATGTATTGTACTCTGATATCTCTTAATAattgaggggtagatttggggtgttacaatagtggtatcagagctggtcggtctgtccggccaggtGTCGTGTCGTAGTATGGTCTAATAATCTTGTATTGTTGTTTTGTGCTGACTGTTTCTTTGTTATAATGAAGAGTTGAGATGGCGGGAAGGAATGATGCTGCAATTGCTGCTGCTTTGGAGGCGATGGCCCAAGCCTTGGAACATCAGCCAAACGTTGGCGAGAATGCCGCTTCTCGCAATTTGGCTActttccaaagagagaaccctcctgtgtttaagggaacttatgatcctgatggcgcattgacatggctaaaggagattgagagaatctttcgtgtgatggattgcactcctgatCAGAAGGTTCAGTTTGGAACTCATATGCTAGCTGTCgaggcggatgattggtggctagagacccgtaggaggTTGGAGGCCAATGGTGAGGAGATCTCTTGGATTGGATTCCGCATGGAGTTTTTAAGGAAGTACTTTCCCGAggatgtccgtggcaagaaggagattgaattccttgagctgaaacaagggaacaagtctgttgtggagtatgctgctaagtttggtgaattggctaagttttaccaatactatgatagaccgaatggtgagttttccaagtgcattaagtttgagaacgGTTTGCGCCCGGAAATCAAGAAGGCGGTTAGTTATCAGAAGATTCGTATCTTTCCTGATTTGGTGGATAGTTGTCGGATTTATGAGGAagacaacaatgctcattatcgtgtgatTAATGAGAAGAGGGGAAAGAGTCAAcaaggtcgtggtaagccttacGACGCTCCGAGTggaaagggtaaggagaaagttactgatggcaagagaactagtgggggagatgcacctgctggtgttacgtgcttcaagtgtggcaaggttggccATAAGAGCACTGTGTGTACTGCTGATGCCATGAGGTATTACCGTTGTGGGGAGGTTGGACATACGTCACCTGCTTGCAAGCATAAGAAcatggtgtgtttcaactgtggtgaagaaggacatattggaagcaagtgtcagaagccaaagaaggagcaatctagtggaaaggtgtttgccttgtcgggaactcagaccactagtgaggattcactcatcagaggtacttgtttcattaatagcattcctttagttaatattattgataccggtgcttctcattgctttatatctgctgattgtgttaaacgattgggtcttgtgttgtctgctatgaacggagagatggttgtcgatactccggctaagggttcGGTGACCACTTCTCTTATGTGTTTGAAGTGTCCCGTGTCGATTTTTGACAGAGACTTccttgttgattttgtgtgcttgccgttgagaggtttggatgtgatcttagggatgaactggttagagcataaccgtgttcacatcaattgctatgataagtctgtgaggttttcttctcctgaagaggaaggtGTTGAGTTCTTGTCTGCTAGTCAGTTGCGTTTGTTGGTGAAAGATGATGTTCAAGTGTTTGCTTTGGTTGCATCAATGTCTGTTGAGAACCAAGCGATCATAGAAGAATTGAAGGTGGTGTGCGATTTTCCtaaagttttccctgatgaaattcctgatgtaccgcctgagagagaagttgagttctctattgaaTTGGTACTtggtactagacctgtgtctatggcaccgtataggatgtctgcatctgaattgtctgaattgaagaagcagttggaagaattgcttgagaagaggtttgtgagacctagtgtgtctccgtggggagctccagtgttgttagttaagaagaaagatggaagtatgagactttgtattgattatcgtcagttgaataaggtgacaatcaagaacaagtatccgcttccaaggattgatgacttgatggatcaattggttggtgctcgtgtgtttagcaagatcgatctgaagtcgggttaccatcagattaaagtgaaagatgaggacatgcagaagacggctttcagaactcgttatggacattatgagtattccgtgatgccctttggtgttactaatgcgccgggagtatttatggagtacatgaatcgtatttttcatgagtatctggatcgttttgtggtggtgttcattgatgatattttaatttactctaaatcagaatcagatcatgctaagcatttgaagttgatattgcaagtcttgaaagagaagaaattgtatgctaagttatccaagtgtgagttctggctgaaggaagttagttttctggggcatgtcatttctggtgatgccattgccgtggatccgtctaaagttgatgccgtgttgagatgggaaactcctaagtcggctaccgagatttGAAGCTTTTTAGGACTAGCTggctattatagaaggttcattgaaggtttctctaagttagcacttccgttgactaagttgacttgtaagggtaaggctttcgtgtgggatgtttcttgtgaagatagttttaccgagttgaagaaaaggttgacgtcggaaccgattttgatattgcctaatccggaagaatcgtttgtggtttattgtgatgcttctaaaatGGGTctaggaggtgtgctcatgcagAATGATAAGGttgttgcttatgcgtcgaggcaattgagggttcatgagaagaattatcctacGCACGATTTGGAGCTTGCTGCTGTTGTGTTTAtattgaagatttggaggcattatctttatggttctagatttgaagtgtttagtgaccataagagtttgaagtatttgtttgattagaaggaattgaatatgaggcaacgaaggtggttagagttattgaaggactatgactttggtttgaattatcatccaggaaaagctaatgttgttgccgatgctttgagtcgtaagactttgcatatgtcggcaatgatggttaaggaattGGAATTGATTGAGAAATTCCGAGATATGAGCTTAGTATGTGAAGTGACCCCTaagagtgttcgattgggtatgatgaaggttaacaatgattttctggatagtatcAAGGAAGCtcagaagttggatgtgaaattggttgattcgatgGTTGGAATCAATCAAATTGAGAATAGTGATTTCAAGTTGGATGTGCACGGTGTGTTGAGGTTTCGTGATCagatttgtattcctgatgatgtggatttgaaaagagctattcttgaagaaggtcataggagtaaattgagtattcatccaggagctacaaagatgtatcaagatttgaagaagttgttttggtggtccggaatgaagcgtgacatagctcagtttgtgtatgcttcTTTGATTTGTCAGAAATCGAAAGTTGAACACCAGAAGCCTGCTGGAttaatgcaaccgttggaagttccggaatggaaatgggatagcatttctatggatttcgtGACGGGTTTGCCGAATACcatgagaggacatgattcgatttaggtgatcgttgataggcttacgaagtcggctcatttcatacctattaacatcacttatccagtTGCGAGGTTGGCGGAGATTTATGTCCGCGTGATTGTGAAGCTGCATGgcgttcctttgtgtattgtttcggatagagacccgagattcacttcagatttttggaagagtttgcaagaggcattaggttctaagttgagattgagttcaacatatcatcctcagacagatggtcaaatggagagaacgattcaatctttggaagatttattgagatcttgtgttcttgagcaaggaggtacgtgggatacttatcttccattgatagagttcacat of Vicia villosa cultivar HV-30 ecotype Madison, WI unplaced genomic scaffold, Vvil1.0 ctg.002258F_1_1, whole genome shotgun sequence contains these proteins:
- the LOC131638302 gene encoding uncharacterized protein LOC131638302, with product MAGRNDAAIAAALEAMAQALEHQPNVGENAASRNLATFQRENPPVFKGTYDPDGALTWLKEIERIFRVMDCTPDQKVQFGTHMLAVEADDWWLETRRRLEANGEEISWIGFRMEFLRKYFPEDVRGKKEIEFLELKQGNKSVVEYAAKFGELAKFYQYYDRPNGEFSKCIKFENGLRPEIKKAVSYQKIRIFPDLVDSCRIYEEDNNAHYRVINEKRGKSQQGRGKPYDAPSGKGKEKVTDGKRTSGGDAPAGVTCFKCGKVGHKSTVCTADAMSCEVGGDLCPRDCEAAWRSFVYCFG